The following are encoded together in the Kribbella voronezhensis genome:
- a CDS encoding esterase family protein — protein sequence MEREQVELEAPGLDRPGTLIRYGHYGRPVLVFPSEQGRAWDYESNGMVGAVADLIEAGRIKLYCVDSYDHVSWSDRNLPLEERARRHGAYESWILDQVVPAIGSDTPGAADIITTGCSLGAFHALNFAMKRADLFPIAICQSGNYDAASWHPWGERGDALYFNNPADYLPNLEGDHLEWLRNRVFLVLTVGQGDWETHPTGSLPSARAISAVLAAKGIPHDLDLWGYDVAHDWPWWRKQIAHHLPRFC from the coding sequence ATGGAACGTGAACAGGTCGAGCTGGAGGCACCTGGGCTGGACCGGCCGGGAACTCTGATCCGGTACGGGCACTACGGGCGACCGGTGCTGGTGTTCCCGAGTGAGCAAGGCCGGGCCTGGGATTACGAGAGCAACGGCATGGTCGGTGCCGTCGCGGACCTGATCGAAGCGGGCAGGATCAAGCTGTACTGCGTGGACTCCTACGACCACGTCAGCTGGTCGGACCGGAATCTGCCGCTGGAGGAGCGCGCCCGCCGGCACGGCGCGTACGAGTCGTGGATCCTCGACCAGGTCGTGCCGGCGATCGGCAGTGACACCCCGGGTGCCGCGGACATCATCACCACCGGCTGCAGCCTGGGCGCTTTCCACGCGCTCAACTTCGCGATGAAGCGCGCCGACCTGTTCCCGATCGCGATCTGCCAGTCCGGCAACTACGACGCGGCCAGCTGGCACCCGTGGGGCGAGCGCGGCGACGCGCTGTACTTCAACAACCCGGCGGACTACCTGCCCAACCTGGAGGGCGACCACCTCGAGTGGCTCCGCAACCGGGTGTTCCTGGTGCTCACCGTCGGCCAGGGCGACTGGGAGACCCACCCGACCGGTTCCTTGCCGTCGGCGCGCGCCATCAGCGCAGTACTGGCTGCCAAGGGCATCCCGCACGACCTGGACCTGTGGGGGTACGACGTCGCGCACGACTGGCCCTGGTGGCGCAAACAGATCGCCCACCACCTGCCTCGATTCTGTTAA
- a CDS encoding ATP-grasp domain-containing protein, translating to MSDRSQHLIGLLLGAEEDWPQAFEALLRQVGPVTDTAGTTHEFSTERLSIEPFDLNDPVRVGLVIDRLAYWYYHPREWLKKAALMNGTYLLNSPFTFQSMEKHSAYCAMLRLGLKIPRTVLVPYKNPVDNVRWAYTSAKYNKPFDLDAIADDLGYPMYMKPFDGGGWRGVSRINNPDDLHKAYDESGEMLMHLQATVEYEKFARALSIGAETMVMDFRPDEPMHNRYAVSHDFLSPSAGHQAVAISRIVNAFFGWEFNSCEMLVHGDSVHPIDYANACPDVAITSLHYYFPWAISALVKWSVFSLATGRRTKVDLHTERYFAIADDDSLDYDAKIDAYLGLADEYFETAKYREWCAENLTDFDERLVDWVRGDDFDRILRETVAATYPAHEQEKFLAHFRGLTGLWVADQSK from the coding sequence ATGTCTGACCGCTCTCAGCATCTGATCGGCCTACTGCTCGGCGCCGAGGAGGACTGGCCGCAGGCGTTCGAAGCGCTCCTTCGCCAGGTCGGGCCGGTGACCGACACCGCGGGGACCACGCACGAGTTCAGCACCGAGCGGCTGTCCATCGAGCCGTTCGACCTGAACGATCCGGTCCGGGTCGGGCTGGTGATCGACCGGCTCGCGTACTGGTACTACCACCCGCGCGAGTGGCTGAAGAAGGCCGCGCTGATGAACGGCACCTACCTGCTGAACTCCCCGTTCACCTTCCAGTCGATGGAGAAACACAGCGCGTACTGCGCGATGCTCCGGCTCGGCCTGAAGATCCCGCGGACCGTCCTGGTGCCCTACAAGAACCCGGTCGACAACGTGCGCTGGGCGTACACGTCGGCGAAGTACAACAAGCCCTTCGACCTGGACGCGATCGCGGACGACCTCGGCTATCCGATGTACATGAAGCCGTTCGACGGCGGCGGCTGGCGCGGCGTCTCCCGGATCAACAACCCCGACGACCTGCACAAGGCCTACGACGAGTCCGGCGAGATGCTGATGCACCTGCAGGCGACGGTCGAGTACGAGAAGTTCGCCCGCGCGCTGTCGATCGGCGCCGAGACGATGGTGATGGACTTCCGCCCGGACGAGCCGATGCACAACCGGTACGCCGTCTCGCACGACTTCCTCAGTCCGTCGGCCGGCCACCAGGCGGTCGCGATCAGCCGGATCGTCAACGCGTTCTTCGGCTGGGAGTTCAACTCCTGCGAAATGCTCGTGCACGGCGATTCGGTGCACCCGATCGACTACGCGAACGCCTGCCCCGATGTCGCGATCACCTCACTGCACTACTACTTCCCGTGGGCGATCAGCGCGCTGGTGAAGTGGTCGGTGTTCTCGCTCGCGACCGGCCGGAGGACCAAGGTCGACCTGCACACCGAGCGGTACTTCGCGATCGCCGACGACGATTCGCTCGACTACGACGCGAAGATCGACGCGTACCTGGGCCTGGCCGACGAGTACTTCGAGACCGCGAAGTACCGCGAGTGGTGCGCCGAGAACCTCACCGACTTCGACGAGCGACTCGTCGACTGGGTCCGCGGCGACGACTTCGACCGCATCCTGCGCGAGACGGTCGCGGCCACCTACCCCGCCCACGAGCAGGAGAAGTTCCTGGCCCACTTCCGCGGCCTCACCGGTTTGTGGGTCGCGGACCAGTCAAAATAG
- a CDS encoding serine hydrolase domain-containing protein codes for MKLIAVLLAIAVTAGGWLVRPRSLDLEAARTGDDKLQAFIDKDYEGPGHRLAVAVIGDNSMVFAGRGANEHSRFEIGSISKALTGLLLADSVRRGEVKLDQQVGSMLPLEGADVANATLEELATHTSGLPNTSHQPLVVTRSLLASWSAANPYPYDVKQVIDQAKAAGTGGRGKPAYSNLGAALLGQALARKAGKSYSEVLAERVLQPLQMNETQVTATAPVGYSSGGRKEAPWVQDGYGPAGGVVSTSGDMALMLQSLLRGTGVEALAARKDFGDGDRIGLFWLTSPLTGTDHSMVWHNGGTGGYRSFVGLDLERKRAVVVLSDVAASVDDFGTKLLAEQS; via the coding sequence ATGAAACTCATCGCCGTACTGCTGGCGATCGCGGTGACGGCCGGGGGCTGGCTGGTCCGGCCGCGCAGTCTGGACCTGGAGGCAGCGCGGACCGGCGACGACAAACTGCAGGCCTTCATCGACAAGGACTACGAAGGGCCCGGACACCGGCTGGCCGTCGCGGTGATCGGTGACAATTCGATGGTGTTCGCCGGCCGGGGAGCCAACGAACACAGCCGGTTCGAGATCGGCTCGATCAGCAAGGCGTTGACCGGCTTGCTGCTCGCCGACTCGGTACGCCGCGGCGAGGTGAAGCTGGATCAGCAGGTCGGCTCGATGCTTCCCCTCGAAGGAGCAGACGTCGCCAACGCCACGCTGGAGGAACTGGCGACGCACACATCGGGCCTGCCCAACACCTCACACCAGCCCTTGGTCGTCACGCGGTCACTCCTCGCCAGTTGGTCCGCAGCCAACCCCTACCCGTACGACGTGAAGCAGGTGATCGACCAAGCCAAAGCAGCCGGCACCGGCGGTCGCGGCAAACCGGCGTACTCGAATCTCGGCGCGGCGCTGCTCGGTCAGGCGCTCGCCAGGAAAGCAGGGAAGAGCTACTCGGAGGTCCTGGCGGAACGAGTGCTCCAACCGCTGCAGATGAACGAGACCCAGGTGACCGCGACGGCGCCGGTCGGCTACAGCTCAGGCGGGCGGAAGGAAGCGCCTTGGGTCCAGGACGGGTACGGTCCGGCCGGAGGGGTTGTGTCCACGTCGGGCGACATGGCACTGATGCTGCAGTCGTTGCTGAGAGGCACCGGCGTCGAGGCACTGGCTGCTAGGAAGGACTTCGGCGACGGCGACCGGATCGGGCTGTTCTGGCTCACCAGCCCGCTGACCGGAACCGATCACTCGATGGTGTGGCACAACGGAGGTACCGGCGGCTACCGCTCGTTCGTCGGTCTCGATCTGGAGCGGAAGCGGGCCGTGGTCGTGCTGTCCGATGTGGCGGCTTCGGTGGACGACTTCGGCACCAAACTGCTGGCGGAGCAGTCATGA
- a CDS encoding ArsR family transcriptional regulator codes for MEEAVDNRLAELERRIAALESGASTRLRPHDIEPTEDAVLGLDWTVWAGALAALGNPVRLTLVQQILGGTSTVIALSAVQGLGTSGQIYHHLRQLTAEGWLHSPSRGVFAVPPNRVDALLAILVALERSA; via the coding sequence GTGGAAGAAGCTGTGGATAACCGGCTCGCCGAGCTGGAACGGCGGATCGCCGCGCTGGAATCCGGCGCGTCGACCCGACTTCGTCCACACGACATCGAGCCCACAGAAGATGCCGTCCTGGGGCTGGACTGGACGGTGTGGGCGGGGGCGCTCGCCGCACTCGGGAACCCGGTGCGGCTGACCCTGGTGCAGCAGATCCTGGGTGGGACCAGCACAGTCATTGCGCTCAGTGCGGTCCAGGGTCTTGGCACGAGCGGGCAGATCTACCACCATCTGCGGCAGTTGACTGCCGAAGGCTGGCTGCACAGCCCGAGCCGCGGCGTCTTCGCCGTACCGCCGAACCGGGTGGACGCACTACTGGCGATCTTGGTTGCTTTGGAGAGGTCAGCATGA
- a CDS encoding amidohydrolase family protein: MRDDEVPAWWQRLGVDGLMDVHVHFLPDAVMDAVWRYFDQAEEHYGRAWPITYRTPVAERLETLRALGVRRFPALVYPHKPDMAAWLNQWARDFAAATPGCVPSGTFFPEPGAAQYVKEALELDTRIFKVHVQVGDYDPRDDELDAVWGQLAEAGVPVVVHCGSGPIPGSHTGPGPFGEVLRRHPRLTAVIAHLGMPEYAEHLALAETYPNVHLDTTMAFTPFAEAMMPVDRSLLPRLAALQERIVLGSDFPNIPYEYAVQLESLERLELGDDWLRAVCHHNGARLLGG, encoded by the coding sequence GTGCGCGATGACGAGGTACCGGCATGGTGGCAGCGGCTCGGGGTGGACGGATTGATGGATGTGCACGTCCACTTCCTGCCGGACGCGGTGATGGACGCGGTCTGGCGGTACTTCGACCAGGCAGAAGAGCACTACGGCAGGGCCTGGCCGATCACCTATCGAACGCCCGTGGCCGAGCGATTGGAGACGCTGCGCGCACTCGGCGTACGGCGCTTCCCGGCGCTCGTCTACCCGCACAAGCCGGACATGGCGGCGTGGCTGAACCAGTGGGCCCGGGACTTCGCGGCCGCGACACCCGGCTGCGTCCCGAGCGGAACGTTCTTCCCGGAACCAGGCGCAGCGCAGTACGTGAAAGAGGCTCTGGAGCTGGACACCCGGATCTTCAAGGTGCACGTCCAGGTCGGTGATTACGACCCGCGCGACGACGAGCTCGACGCGGTCTGGGGTCAGCTGGCCGAGGCCGGCGTACCGGTCGTGGTGCATTGCGGGTCAGGCCCGATTCCCGGCAGCCATACCGGCCCGGGGCCGTTCGGTGAGGTGCTGCGCAGGCACCCACGACTGACCGCGGTCATCGCGCACCTGGGCATGCCGGAGTACGCCGAGCATCTCGCGCTGGCCGAGACCTATCCCAACGTGCACCTGGACACGACGATGGCGTTCACGCCGTTCGCGGAGGCGATGATGCCGGTCGACCGCTCGCTGCTGCCGCGATTGGCAGCACTGCAGGAGCGGATCGTGCTCGGGTCGGACTTCCCGAACATCCCCTACGAGTACGCGGTCCAGCTGGAATCACTGGAACGCCTCGAGCTCGGCGACGACTGGCTCCGCGCCGTCTGTCACCACAACGGCGCGCGGCTACTCGGCGGGTAG
- a CDS encoding epoxide hydrolase N-terminal domain-containing protein, whose protein sequence is MGIERTAEVRELRLQVPQAELESLYQRLRTFRAGGDYIAAGLDRIVPAVYADDLLDYWVTGYDWRVHERRLNAYSHYSTEISGQFVHFLHLRSANPDARPALLTHAWPSGVMDVLEAAGRLEATGNHHLVIPSIAWTALTGPPGGSPSRRSAAGWDELMRRLGYGDYQVGDDQFGLDATPAYTEVTEAQAQQRGLDAAELAEVRWFNGNLTAFTESQQISALVLSTALLAWNAQLVNLDLDRDALLTGLTLAWFASRLPIEELPAE, encoded by the coding sequence GTGGGAATCGAGCGAACTGCGGAGGTCCGGGAGCTCCGGCTCCAGGTGCCGCAGGCCGAACTGGAGTCGCTGTACCAGCGGCTCCGGACGTTCCGCGCGGGCGGTGACTACATAGCAGCGGGCCTCGACCGCATCGTCCCGGCCGTCTATGCCGACGACCTGCTCGACTACTGGGTCACCGGCTACGACTGGCGGGTGCACGAGCGCCGCCTGAACGCCTACAGCCACTACAGCACCGAGATCAGCGGGCAGTTCGTGCATTTCCTGCACCTGCGGTCCGCCAACCCCGACGCCCGGCCGGCGCTGCTCACCCATGCCTGGCCGAGTGGTGTGATGGACGTGCTGGAGGCGGCCGGCCGGTTGGAGGCGACGGGCAACCACCACCTGGTCATCCCGTCGATCGCCTGGACGGCGCTGACCGGTCCTCCGGGGGGTTCACCGAGCCGGCGGAGCGCGGCCGGCTGGGACGAGCTGATGCGCCGCCTGGGGTACGGCGACTACCAGGTCGGCGATGACCAGTTCGGGCTCGACGCGACCCCGGCGTACACGGAAGTGACCGAAGCGCAGGCCCAGCAGCGGGGACTGGACGCGGCCGAGCTCGCCGAGGTGCGCTGGTTCAACGGGAACCTGACTGCCTTCACCGAGAGCCAGCAGATCTCGGCGCTGGTGCTCAGCACCGCACTTCTGGCCTGGAACGCCCAACTGGTCAACCTGGACCTCGACCGGGACGCGCTGCTGACCGGCCTCACGCTTGCCTGGTTCGCGTCCCGGCTGCCGATTGAGGAGCTACCCGCCGAGTAG
- a CDS encoding glycoside hydrolase family 2 protein — translation MSSTPVQSGPPRPEHPRPQFVRPDWLTLNGEWQFELDRSDSGLERGVRDRDLLQRIVVPFAPESQLSGIENVDFLEAVWYRTTVIVPASWDGREAVLHFQAVDHDATVWVNGVEVVRHRGGFTPFSASLAGVAEPGEEAVIVVRARDTRYGVQARGKQSQPYFNADCHYTRTTGIWQTVWLEAVPTVHLLRPRITPDVAGSSFHLSVPISANKPGWKVRAVVSDDAGEVVSAEVRADLDLAPRLVLAIPADRVRLWDTTDPHLYGVRLELIDASGNIVDSAGSYAGLRSVSINGQAVLINGKHVFQRLVLDQGYWPESLMTAPSEEALVADIELSLAAGFNGARLHQKVFEERFLYHADRLGYLVWGEFGDWGASVAGTGEGNQQPTASFVTQWLEAVERDYSHPSIIGWCPLNETHQLLHDRITQLDDVTRAMFLATKAADTSRPVLDASGYSHRVPETDIWDSHNYVQDPVEFGKQMAGLADGTPYGNTGGADDRPISLAYAGQPYFCSEFGGIWWNPEAAESSSGNDNTESWGYGQRVADEEDFYDRFAGLVDVLLDNPLMFGYCYTQLTDVFQEENGIYRFDRSVKLDVARIRAVQLRPAAFESRE, via the coding sequence ATGTCATCCACCCCGGTCCAGTCCGGACCACCCCGCCCCGAGCACCCCCGGCCGCAGTTCGTCCGGCCCGACTGGCTGACCCTGAACGGCGAGTGGCAGTTCGAGCTCGACCGCTCCGACTCCGGCCTCGAGCGCGGCGTCCGCGACCGCGACCTGCTGCAGCGGATCGTCGTCCCGTTCGCCCCCGAATCGCAGCTGTCCGGGATCGAGAACGTCGACTTCCTCGAAGCCGTCTGGTACCGGACCACGGTCATCGTCCCGGCTTCCTGGGACGGCCGGGAGGCGGTCCTGCACTTCCAGGCCGTCGACCACGACGCGACCGTCTGGGTGAACGGCGTCGAGGTTGTCCGCCATCGTGGCGGCTTCACCCCCTTCAGCGCTTCACTGGCCGGCGTGGCCGAGCCCGGCGAAGAGGCCGTGATCGTGGTGCGCGCACGGGACACACGGTACGGCGTACAGGCTCGCGGCAAGCAGAGTCAGCCGTACTTCAACGCCGACTGCCACTACACGCGGACGACCGGGATCTGGCAGACCGTCTGGCTCGAGGCCGTTCCGACCGTGCACCTGCTGCGGCCGCGAATCACCCCCGACGTGGCCGGCTCTTCGTTCCATCTCTCCGTTCCGATCTCGGCGAACAAGCCGGGCTGGAAGGTGCGCGCCGTCGTGTCCGACGACGCGGGCGAGGTGGTGAGCGCCGAGGTCCGGGCCGATCTCGACCTCGCACCGCGCCTCGTGCTGGCGATCCCCGCCGACCGGGTCAGGCTGTGGGACACGACCGACCCCCACCTGTACGGCGTACGGCTCGAACTGATCGATGCCTCCGGCAACATTGTCGACAGTGCCGGCAGCTATGCCGGACTGCGATCGGTGTCGATCAACGGGCAGGCCGTTCTGATCAACGGCAAGCACGTGTTCCAGCGGCTCGTACTGGACCAGGGCTACTGGCCCGAGAGCCTGATGACGGCTCCTTCGGAGGAAGCCTTGGTGGCGGACATCGAGTTGAGTCTCGCGGCCGGGTTCAACGGGGCACGGCTGCACCAGAAGGTCTTCGAGGAGCGGTTCCTGTACCACGCGGATCGGCTCGGTTATCTGGTCTGGGGCGAGTTCGGCGACTGGGGTGCGAGCGTCGCCGGGACCGGGGAGGGCAACCAGCAACCGACAGCGTCGTTCGTGACGCAGTGGCTCGAAGCGGTCGAGCGGGACTACAGCCACCCGTCGATCATCGGCTGGTGCCCGCTGAACGAGACGCATCAGTTGCTGCACGACCGGATCACGCAGCTCGACGACGTCACCCGGGCGATGTTCCTTGCCACGAAGGCCGCCGACACCTCACGGCCGGTGCTCGACGCGTCGGGCTACTCGCACCGGGTGCCGGAGACCGACATCTGGGATTCGCACAACTACGTACAGGATCCGGTGGAGTTCGGCAAGCAGATGGCCGGCCTTGCCGACGGAACGCCGTACGGGAACACCGGTGGCGCGGACGATCGGCCGATCTCGCTGGCCTATGCGGGCCAGCCCTATTTCTGCAGCGAGTTCGGCGGGATCTGGTGGAACCCGGAGGCGGCCGAGAGCTCGTCGGGGAACGACAACACCGAATCTTGGGGCTATGGGCAACGAGTCGCGGACGAGGAGGACTTCTACGACCGGTTCGCCGGTCTGGTGGACGTGCTGCTCGACAACCCGTTGATGTTCGGCTATTGCTACACGCAACTGACCGACGTCTTCCAGGAGGAGAACGGGATCTACCGCTTCGATCGCTCGGTCAAGCTCGACGTCGCCCGGATCCGCGCCGTTCAGCTTCGCCCCGCAGCCTTCGAGTCACGCGAGTAG
- a CDS encoding YeiH family protein — MLHVEVRSPKHRPTPTPSSAAQAASTDAIDPPHDAAAPVRSLAKWVGRLPGVGVVVVLAALAVVLGRLVPVVGGPVFGIVLGVLAGVVVPVLRRERLRPGYDFASKNLLQLSIVVLGTGLSLQQVVRVGGSSLPVMLGTLTVALGGAWVFGRLLGVRGDTQTLIGVGTAICGGSAIAAATAAIGAKRSSVAYALATIFTFNVVAVLAFPPLGHLLGLSPEAFGLWAGTAINDTSSVVAAGYAYSQSAGDQALVVKLTRSLTLVPIVLTLVVLKSRRDARTTRVGRNANADEPTAEGQRHVEVVGGERRGLPWRKLVPLFLVGFVAAAALRSAGLVPDAWQPGLTLTGTFLITCALAAIGLSLRPAELRAAGLRPLLLGAILWVAVATTSLLLQLLTNTL; from the coding sequence ATGCTGCACGTCGAGGTTAGGTCACCCAAGCACCGCCCGACCCCAACCCCGTCCAGCGCCGCGCAGGCCGCCAGCACCGACGCCATCGACCCGCCCCACGACGCCGCCGCTCCTGTCCGGTCCCTTGCCAAGTGGGTGGGGCGATTGCCTGGGGTCGGGGTTGTGGTCGTGTTGGCGGCGCTTGCCGTGGTGCTGGGGCGGTTGGTGCCGGTGGTCGGGGGACCGGTCTTCGGGATCGTGCTCGGGGTGCTGGCCGGCGTCGTCGTGCCGGTGTTGCGGCGTGAGCGGTTGCGTCCGGGGTACGACTTCGCCTCCAAGAATCTGTTGCAGTTGTCGATCGTCGTCCTCGGCACCGGGCTGTCTCTGCAGCAAGTGGTGCGCGTGGGTGGGTCCTCGTTGCCGGTGATGCTCGGCACGCTGACCGTCGCACTGGGTGGTGCCTGGGTGTTCGGCCGGCTGCTCGGCGTACGGGGTGATACGCAGACGTTGATCGGAGTCGGTACTGCGATCTGCGGCGGGTCGGCGATCGCCGCCGCAACAGCCGCGATCGGGGCGAAGCGGTCCTCGGTGGCCTACGCGCTCGCCACGATCTTCACCTTCAATGTCGTTGCTGTGCTGGCGTTTCCGCCGCTCGGCCATCTTCTCGGGCTGAGCCCGGAAGCATTCGGCTTGTGGGCCGGTACTGCGATCAACGACACCTCATCGGTCGTCGCAGCCGGTTACGCCTACTCCCAGTCGGCGGGCGACCAGGCGCTGGTCGTCAAACTCACCCGCTCACTCACCCTCGTCCCGATCGTCCTCACCCTCGTCGTTCTGAAGTCCCGCCGGGACGCCCGTACGACGCGCGTCGGCCGGAACGCGAACGCCGATGAGCCGACGGCGGAGGGACAGCGCCACGTAGAGGTTGTCGGTGGGGAGCGGCGCGGTCTGCCGTGGCGGAAGCTGGTGCCGTTGTTCCTGGTCGGCTTCGTCGCGGCCGCGGCACTGAGGAGTGCCGGGCTGGTGCCCGACGCCTGGCAGCCGGGGCTGACCTTGACCGGGACCTTCCTGATCACCTGCGCCCTCGCCGCGATCGGCCTCTCACTCCGCCCCGCCGAACTCCGCGCCGCCGGCCTCCGTCCTCTCCTGCTCGGCGCGATCCTCTGGGTCGCAGTAGCCACCACCAGCCTGCTACTCCAACTCCTCACGAACACTCTCTGA
- a CDS encoding GntR family transcriptional regulator produces the protein MTERRLDRSGGQTLWKQLQQDLVRRLRAGEFDDLFPGELALVEDYAVSRHTVRQALAKLRADGLIVAERGRQPRVATTPEIRQPMGALYSLFSSVEASGLDQHSVVRALDVRADGVIASRLDLEASSPLVYLERVRFAGDEPLALDRVWLPKALAEGLLDADFSHTSLYNELAERTGLRLDHGREDIRAVNPTPAERALLHCPADAAAFSINRLGHAQGRKIEWRHTVVRGDRFALAAEFSAHQGYRLTPATTATSLP, from the coding sequence ATGACCGAGCGCAGGCTCGACCGCAGTGGTGGTCAGACGCTGTGGAAGCAGTTGCAGCAGGACCTGGTCCGACGGCTCCGGGCCGGGGAGTTCGACGACCTCTTCCCCGGTGAACTCGCCTTGGTGGAGGACTACGCGGTCAGCCGGCACACCGTCCGCCAGGCGCTCGCCAAACTGCGCGCGGACGGGCTGATCGTCGCCGAACGCGGTCGCCAACCGCGCGTCGCGACGACCCCCGAGATCCGCCAGCCGATGGGCGCGCTGTACAGCTTGTTCTCCTCGGTCGAGGCGTCCGGCCTCGACCAGCACAGCGTCGTACGCGCCCTCGACGTCCGCGCCGACGGGGTGATCGCAAGCCGCCTCGACCTCGAAGCGTCGAGCCCGCTTGTCTATCTGGAACGCGTCCGCTTCGCAGGCGACGAACCGCTGGCGCTCGACCGAGTCTGGTTGCCGAAGGCACTGGCCGAGGGACTCCTCGATGCGGACTTCAGCCACACCAGCCTCTACAACGAACTGGCCGAGCGAACCGGCCTCCGCCTGGACCACGGCCGCGAAGACATCCGCGCGGTCAACCCGACCCCGGCCGAGCGCGCGCTCCTGCATTGCCCGGCCGACGCCGCCGCCTTCTCGATCAACCGGCTCGGGCACGCCCAAGGCCGCAAGATCGAATGGCGCCACACCGTCGTCCGCGGCGACCGCTTCGCCCTCGCCGCCGAGTTCTCCGCCCATCAGGGCTACCGGCTGACCCCCGCCACCACCGCCACCTCGCTCCCCTGA
- a CDS encoding MBL fold metallo-hydrolase, with product MSVSRRRVLLGGTAATAAAVAGAAGVRAAGGADAATGAAARVGVREPVEFTWWGNHAWQIRCGKYVVLTDPWLTRFHTGTYSAAGADPGTRIVSSPAIIDRYVTTADAILVHHGHYDHLPDVPYVARKTSATVLGNETHLNLLRALRAPSDQLSQVSGGEYLPFEGFTVEVFRSVHSCGGKRHQFAFPGTRPGAVPARPRTIADLVEGGTLAYVLTIGGLRILSLSTAGFDPGALRDLQVDVVLAAPGGEPGVTDRLLATLKPVKTVIATHWDDFDQPLDKPAVDWGGLSKLRTSVAAAGAEFVVVDHLQSTTL from the coding sequence ATGTCGGTCAGTCGGAGACGGGTCCTGCTCGGTGGCACGGCGGCGACGGCAGCGGCGGTGGCCGGAGCGGCCGGAGTACGGGCTGCTGGAGGCGCCGATGCCGCAACGGGTGCGGCGGCTCGGGTCGGGGTGCGGGAGCCGGTGGAGTTCACGTGGTGGGGGAATCACGCTTGGCAGATCCGGTGCGGGAAGTACGTCGTACTGACTGATCCCTGGTTGACGCGCTTTCACACCGGGACCTACTCGGCCGCGGGTGCGGATCCGGGGACGCGGATCGTGAGTTCGCCGGCGATCATCGACCGGTATGTGACCACGGCCGACGCGATCCTCGTGCATCACGGTCACTACGACCATCTCCCCGACGTGCCGTACGTCGCGCGCAAGACGAGCGCGACCGTGCTCGGCAACGAGACCCACCTGAACCTTCTCCGCGCTCTGCGTGCGCCGTCGGATCAGCTGTCGCAGGTGTCGGGTGGCGAATATCTGCCGTTCGAGGGGTTCACCGTCGAGGTGTTCCGGTCGGTGCACTCGTGTGGTGGGAAACGGCATCAGTTCGCCTTCCCGGGGACGCGGCCGGGCGCAGTACCGGCCAGGCCGCGGACGATCGCGGATCTGGTCGAGGGCGGGACGTTGGCCTACGTACTGACGATCGGTGGGCTGCGGATCCTGAGTCTCAGTACTGCGGGTTTCGATCCCGGGGCGCTGCGCGATCTCCAGGTCGACGTCGTGCTCGCTGCGCCGGGTGGTGAGCCGGGTGTGACCGATCGGCTGCTGGCGACGCTCAAGCCGGTCAAGACGGTGATCGCCACGCACTGGGACGACTTCGACCAACCCCTGGACAAGCCGGCCGTCGACTGGGGCGGCCTCAGCAAACTCCGTACGTCGGTAGCCGCCGCCGGTGCCGAATTCGTCGTGGTCGACCACCTCCAGTCCACCACCCTCTGA